The genomic window CCTGCGGTCTCCAGGCGGACCAGGCTCATGTGGCGCTCCGCAGCCTCGCCCTGAGCTTGCCGACGATGCCGGTGGGGAACTTGTACACGCTCAGGATGAACAGGAGGCCCAGCCAGAGCATCCAGCGGTCCGGGGCCAGGAGGTTGCGCAGGAAGGGCACGCCGCTGGCGGCGGTGCTGCCGAGCTTCATGAGGTCCTGCAGGTAGTTCTGGGCGACCAGGAAGAGGGTGGCGCCCACCACCGAGCCGTACATGGTCCCCATGCCCCCGATGACCACCATCAGGAGGATGTCGATCATGATCTCGAAGGAGAGCGACGTGTCGGGCCCGTTGTAGCGCAGCCACATGGCCAGCAGGCACCCCGCCAGGGTCGCGAAGAGGGCCGACAGCACGTTGGAGACGGTACGGTAAACCACCGTCCGGTAGCCGAGGGCCTCGGCCCGGAACTCGTTCTCGCGGATGGCCTGCAGCACCCGCCCGAAGGGGGAGTTGACGATGCGCAGCATGACGAGGAAGAGCACGATGGTGACGGCCATGAGCAGGTAGAAGGAGATGAGCTTGCCGTCCAGGGACACGCCCAGGAAGGGCGCCTCCCGCAGCGAGAAGCTGGGCTGCAGGATGGTCGGCACCTTGAAGCTGAGGCCGTCCTCGCCGCCGGTGAGGTCCGAGAGCTGGGAGGCCAGCGTCATGAACGCGGTGGCCACGGCCAGCGTGATCATGGCGTAGAACATGGCCTTCACCCGGAGGCTGAAGAGGCCGATGACCAGGGAGAGCACCAGGGACAGGACGAGGGCCACCGCGACGCCCGCGGCCACCGCGCCCCAGGTGGGGCCCATGTGGGTCAGGGCGATGGCGACGCCGTAGGCGCCGATGCCGAAGAACATCGTGTGGGCGAAGGAGACGATGCCGGTGTAGCCCAGCACCAGGTCGAAGCTGGACACCAGCACGATGAAGATGCAGATCTTGGCGGCGACGTTGATGGACTTGGCGCCGGGGAAGACGAAGGGCGTGAGCAGGAGCCCGGCCAGGATGAGGAGGAGGAGAACCGTCAGCACGCGGCTGCGGGGCATGTCGCCGGAAAAGAGGCTTTTGAGGATCATCGGTTCACCACCGGGTAGAGCCCTCTGGGCCGCCACACCAGGACGAGCACCATCAGCAGGATGTTGGAGAAGAGCGCCACCTTGGGGGCGAGGAAGCCGGTGTAGTTGGCCATCAGCCCCACCAGGAGGGCCCCGAGGAAGCAGCCGCCCACCGAGCCCAGTCCGCCGATGATGATGACGATGAAGAGCAGGACGTTGACCTGGCTGCCGATCTGGGGCGTCACGCCCTGCTGGTAGAGGCCCCAGAGCACGCCGCCCAGGCCCGCCAGGGCGGAGCCCGCCACGAACACGCCGATGAACAGGCGCTTGATGCGGTAGCCCATGCTCTCGACCATCTCCCGGTCGTGGACGCCGGCGCGGATCAGGAGGCCCACCTTGGTCCGGCTGAGGACCCAGTACAGGATGGCGAACACCGCCAGGCCCACCACCACGGCTGCGATGCGGTACTTCTCGACCGCGGCCTCGCCGAAGAGGAGGGAGCCGCGGAAGGCCGCGGGCAGGGGCAGGGGCACGGACTCCGGCCCCCACACGACCTTGATGAGCTCCTCGCCCACGATCATGCCGCCCATGGTGATGAGAATCTGTTTGAGGGGCTGGCCATACACGGGACGGATGATGACGCGCTCGTAAGCCAGGCCCACGATGCCCGCCACGACCATGGCGACGAGGATGGCCGGGAAGATGGCGCCCAGGTTCCGGATCAGGCTCTCGCTTTCGGTCCAGGCCGACATGGAGCCCAGGACGGTGGTGGCCAGGAAGGCCCCGAGGGTGATGAAGACGCCGTGCCCGAAATTGAGCACGTCCATGAGGCCGAAGACCAGGGTGAGGCCCGAGGCGATGATGAAGATGATCATCCCCATGGCCAGGCCCGCGAAGGTGAGGGTCACCCAGGTGGAGAAGGACCCGGTCAAGGGCAGGGCCACGAGCGCCAGGACCGGCACCAGCAGCAGGGGGAGGCGATCCATCTTGACGGCCGGCAGGGCGTCGGCGACGGGGACCGTGGTGGCGGGAGAACTCATCTGCACTCCTTGATCATTGATGGGCCCCCAGGGAAAGGCCCAGCAGGCTCTGCTGCAGCTTCTCGTCCTCGGCCAGCGCGGCCATGGTGCCCGCGTGCACGACGCGGCCGTTGTCCATGACGGCGACCTGGTCCCCGAGCTGCCGCGCGAAATTGAAGTTCTGCTCCACGAGCAGGATGGTGGTGTCGGTCTGCTTGAGCTCGCGGAAGGCCGAGATCATGTTCTGGATGATGGCGGGCGCCAGGCCCTTGCTGGGCTCGTCGATGAGCAGCAGCTTGCGGGGCTCGACGATGGCCCGGGCCACGGCGAGCATCTGCTTCTGGCCGCCGGAGAGGAGGCCCGCGGGATGCTGCCAGAACTTCTTCATGGCCGGAAAGAGGCCGAAGATCCAGTCCAGGCGCTTCTGGTCCACGTCCTCGATGCGGCGGGCGCCGCGCGCGGCGAGGATCATGTTCTCGCGCACGGTGAGGTCGGCGAAGATGCCCATGTTCTCCGGCACGTAGGCGATGCCCAGGCGGGCGATGTCGGGGGTCTGGAAGGCGCCGATGTCCTGGCCCTCGAACTTGACGGAGCCCTTGGAGGGGTTCCAGAGGCCCATGATGGTGCGCAGGGTGGTGGTCTTGCCGGCGCCGTTGCGGCCCAGCAGGACGGTCATCTCGCCGTGGGCGACCTGGAGGTCCACCCCCTGGAGGATGTGGTAGGCGCCGATGTGGGTGTGAACCCCTTCGAGGTGCAGGAGCGGGTTCGTCATTTGGCCACCTCGATGCCCAGATAGGCTTCCTGCACGATGGGCGAGGCGATCACGTCCGCCGGCGCGCCGTCGGCCACGAGGGCTCCGTTGTGCAGCACGATGATGCGGTCCGAGAGTTCGCGCACCACGTCCATCTTGTGCTCCACGAGGAGGATGGTCTTGTCGCTGCGCGTCTTGAGGCCGCGGATGAGGTCCAGGATCACCGGCACCTCGTCCACGCTCATGCCCGCGGTGGGCTCGTCGAACATGAAGACGTCCGGCTCCAGGGCCATGAGGATGGCCACCTCCAGCTTGCGCTGGTCGCCGTGGGGCAGCGCGGCGGCGGCCCAGTCCCGCTTCCCGGTGAGGGCGACGGTCTCCAGCACCTCCTCGGCGCGGCCGATGAGTTCCTTGTGGTTGCTCCAGATGCTCCAGAGGTTGAGCCCCAGGCCCGCGCGCGACTGCACCGCCAGCCGGATGTTCTCCAGGACCGTGAGGTAGGGGAACAGGTTCGTGAGCTGGAAGGCGCGGCCGATGCCGCGGTGGCTCCGCTGGGGGGCCGAG from Geothrix sp. 21YS21S-2 includes these protein-coding regions:
- a CDS encoding ABC transporter ATP-binding protein gives rise to the protein MTFALETQDLTIRFGGHVAVNAVSCGFAPGTLTAIVGPNGAGKTTYFNLISGQLKASSGKVFLHGQDISSTSAPQRSHRGIGRAFQLTNLFPYLTVLENIRLAVQSRAGLGLNLWSIWSNHKELIGRAEEVLETVALTGKRDWAAAALPHGDQRKLEVAILMALEPDVFMFDEPTAGMSVDEVPVILDLIRGLKTRSDKTILLVEHKMDVVRELSDRIIVLHNGALVADGAPADVIASPIVQEAYLGIEVAK
- a CDS encoding branched-chain amino acid ABC transporter permease, translating into MILKSLFSGDMPRSRVLTVLLLLILAGLLLTPFVFPGAKSINVAAKICIFIVLVSSFDLVLGYTGIVSFAHTMFFGIGAYGVAIALTHMGPTWGAVAAGVAVALVLSLVLSLVIGLFSLRVKAMFYAMITLAVATAFMTLASQLSDLTGGEDGLSFKVPTILQPSFSLREAPFLGVSLDGKLISFYLLMAVTIVLFLVMLRIVNSPFGRVLQAIRENEFRAEALGYRTVVYRTVSNVLSALFATLAGCLLAMWLRYNGPDTSLSFEIMIDILLMVVIGGMGTMYGSVVGATLFLVAQNYLQDLMKLGSTAASGVPFLRNLLAPDRWMLWLGLLFILSVYKFPTGIVGKLRARLRSAT
- a CDS encoding branched-chain amino acid ABC transporter permease, coding for MSSPATTVPVADALPAVKMDRLPLLLVPVLALVALPLTGSFSTWVTLTFAGLAMGMIIFIIASGLTLVFGLMDVLNFGHGVFITLGAFLATTVLGSMSAWTESESLIRNLGAIFPAILVAMVVAGIVGLAYERVIIRPVYGQPLKQILITMGGMIVGEELIKVVWGPESVPLPLPAAFRGSLLFGEAAVEKYRIAAVVVGLAVFAILYWVLSRTKVGLLIRAGVHDREMVESMGYRIKRLFIGVFVAGSALAGLGGVLWGLYQQGVTPQIGSQVNVLLFIVIIIGGLGSVGGCFLGALLVGLMANYTGFLAPKVALFSNILLMVLVLVWRPRGLYPVVNR
- a CDS encoding ABC transporter ATP-binding protein — translated: MTNPLLHLEGVHTHIGAYHILQGVDLQVAHGEMTVLLGRNGAGKTTTLRTIMGLWNPSKGSVKFEGQDIGAFQTPDIARLGIAYVPENMGIFADLTVRENMILAARGARRIEDVDQKRLDWIFGLFPAMKKFWQHPAGLLSGGQKQMLAVARAIVEPRKLLLIDEPSKGLAPAIIQNMISAFRELKQTDTTILLVEQNFNFARQLGDQVAVMDNGRVVHAGTMAALAEDEKLQQSLLGLSLGAHQ